The Deltaproteobacteria bacterium DNA segment CCGCGTAGCCTTTCGCCGAGATCCGGATTCCCTCCCGCCAGTCGATGCGCAGGAGGCGCCCGCAGGTGACCACCAGCACCAAGCCGGTGAGGTGCGTCACCAGCGCGCCGGGAATGGGCGTGCCGCCGGAGAGGATCGCGACCTTCTTGAGGATCGGGCCGAAACCGAAGAATATGATGGAAAGGAGCGGGTTGAGAAAGGCCTTGTAGGGCACGGGTCCGCGTGGATCGCCGTCCGGCGCGGCGCGCGTGATGAGCAGCAGCCCGCCCACGATCAGGACGACGCCGACGAGGATGCCCGGCGTGGCGGTCTCGCCCAGCAGAACAATGGCATAGACCGCGGTGAGCAGCGGTGCGGAGTTGGCAATGGATTGGGCCTTGGAGGCGCCGATCTCGTCGATGCCCTTGAGCACGAAGGTGCGCCCCAGGAAGCTCCCCACCAGACCCACGGAAACGAACACCCCGAACGCCGTCCAGGGCATTTGCAGCCGCACCGCCCCGAACGACAGGACGATGATCAGCACCATGGTCAACACCGAGCCGGCCTGCTGCAGCAACACCGCGCCGCTCACGTTGGCGTCCCTGAGCCCGCGCTTCACCAGCACCGGAGAGATGCCCCAGAAAAGCGCCGCCGCCAGCGCATAGGCGATGCCGGTCTCCATGGCTAGTGTCCTGTACCATACAAATCGGCGGCCATCCGCCAGCGGCGTCGGGCTTGGCGGAGCAAGGTCCGTACCAAATGCAAAGTCCGGTTGCATAGAGTGCTACCAAACGCAAGTTGACCGGCGTTTGGTACACGTCGCTTTCCGCGCCGCCGGGTCCCATATCCGTCCGATCCCCGCTCTTTCGTCTTGCAACCCTCCTCCAACGTGGCATGGTTAAGGGATCGGACATCGGAGAATCGTGACCCGCGCGTTCCTGGCGAAAGGAGAACCCGATGCTTTGGGGCTTGCTGAGCAAGAAGACGAAGATGCCGGACCCGGCCAGGGTGCTGCCCGGCCGGCAGGAGAAGATGCCGGTGCCGGAGGCGCATTTCGTCAACGGCCATCCGCTGGAGCCGCCGTACCCCGAGGGCATGGAGAAGGCGGTGTTCGGGTTGGGCTGCTTCTGGGGCGCGGAGCGCTGTTTCTGGCAGCTCGACGGAGTCTACACCACCGCCGTGGGCTACGCCGGCGGCTTGACGCCGAACCCCAGCTACGAAGAGGTATGCACCGGCAGGACCGCACACAACGAAGTGGTGCTGGTGGTGTTCGATCCCAAGGTGGTGATCTACAGCGACCTGCTCAAGGTGTTCTGGGAAGCCCACGACCCCACCCAGGGCATGCGCCAGGGCAACGACGTGGGCACACAGTACCGCTCCGGGATCTACACTTACGGCGACGCGCAAAAGCAGGCGGCCGAGGCGTCACGCGAACGCTATCAGGAGGAGATAGCGAAGGCGGGCTACGGCGCCATCACCACCGAGATCCTGGACGCCGGCGAGTTCTACTTCGCCGAGGACTACCACCAGCAGTACCTCGCCAAGAACCCTTGGGGCTACTGCGGGCTGGGCGGCACCGGGGTGAGTTGCCCCGCGGGTTAGCCCGAAGCTACTCCGCCAGCAGCCGCTGGATGATCTCCTCCATCTCGTCGTAGCCGCCTTCACCGAAGCGCGTGTACTGGATCACGCCCTTCTTGTCGATGATGTGAAGGGTGGGCCAGTAGCGCGTGCCGTAGCGTTTCCAGGTGGCGAAGTCGTTGTCCTGTGCTACCGGGAACTTGATTCCCAGCTCCTTGCAGGCGTTCTTGACGTTTTCGAGCGAGTGCTCGTGGGAGAACTCGGGCGAGTGGATGCCCACGACGACGAGGCCCCGGGGGCCGTATTCCTGGTGCCATCCCACCAACGATGGGAGTGTGTTGACACAGTTGTATCAGCCGTAGGTCCAGAACTCGATGAGGACCACCTTCCC contains these protein-coding regions:
- a CDS encoding DMT family transporter, with amino-acid sequence METGIAYALAAALFWGISPVLVKRGLRDANVSGAVLLQQAGSVLTMVLIIVLSFGAVRLQMPWTAFGVFVSVGLVGSFLGRTFVLKGIDEIGASKAQSIANSAPLLTAVYAIVLLGETATPGILVGVVLIVGGLLLITRAAPDGDPRGPVPYKAFLNPLLSIIFFGFGPILKKVAILSGGTPIPGALVTHLTGLVLVVTCGRLLRIDWREGIRISAKGYAVLLLSGVAQGVGSVLTYLAVAHAPAIIVAPIWNVQPLITFSLARLLLQGDEAVTLKDGLAAVLVVAGVFFLFQARG
- the msrA gene encoding peptide-methionine (S)-S-oxide reductase MsrA → MLWGLLSKKTKMPDPARVLPGRQEKMPVPEAHFVNGHPLEPPYPEGMEKAVFGLGCFWGAERCFWQLDGVYTTAVGYAGGLTPNPSYEEVCTGRTAHNEVVLVVFDPKVVIYSDLLKVFWEAHDPTQGMRQGNDVGTQYRSGIYTYGDAQKQAAEASRERYQEEIAKAGYGAITTEILDAGEFYFAEDYHQQYLAKNPWGYCGLGGTGVSCPAG